ATCCTTGCCCTCAAAAAGCTCATTCAAAGATAGAGTGGCAAGTAAATGTAACACAGATAACTACAGTTCTGCATGGTCAGTGCTTCAATGGAGAGAAGCAGAGAACACAGAAATGGCTACTCTTCTTTGCATGAAGGTGGAATCTCTGTGTTATAGCTGGGGAAAATAAGGATGAAATAGATTGCCAAACAAGTGGTAGTTGTTCAAAGGGTGAAGCACACCTACCATGGGACTGTAAAGATGGAGAAATGAAGAGTGAGAATTTGGTGGAATCTGTGGGCTGTATTCACAGGTTGTTGGATTccagtagtttttattttttaaggaagaagaagggctagggttgtagctcagtggcagacacttgcctagcatgtgtgaggccctaggtttgatcctcagcatcatataaagataaataaataaaataaaggtattgtatccatttaaactacaaaaaaatttaaaaggaagaagagatCAATGGTCTAGCCAGGGTTACAACATGGATTTCTAGAGATGGTGGTAGTAAATTTGGGGTTCTATCTTTAACCCTTAGTCAACCTTGCAAGGGAAATGTCATTAGCTCCACTTTAGAGGTAATTGGGGTTTAGAGCTTCAGATACTTGTCCAACTCATAGGTAAGTGGCAGAATGCTTGGTGTGCACTTTCCCTTTGGCTGAGAAGGGGtaatttccttttagaatttaAAGAAGAGAGTAGCTTCTGTATACAATAAGAAGTTGATATTTAACATTTAGTTTGTATAGACTCCCTACTTCTGCTGGGGATGTAAAAAAGATTACAACTGCTTTGCAAAAGTTTGACCATTTCTTAAATGGAAATACATACCccatacaaacatacatatatgagtgcatttataaattacataaatgttATCACATTTATTTGTGATAACAACCCCCAAGTTTCCCATTAATAGGTAAgtgaataaacaaattgtggcATGTCTATCCATGGGAACACTACACAACAAAAGGAGTGATAAATGGTACACACAACACCAACATGAATGAATTATAAAGAATTGTGTTGAGTGAATGAATCCATGGGGCTgaggtggtagctcagtggtagagtgctcgcctagcatgcatgaagcactggattAGATCCTCGGCACctgataaaaacaaactaatgtatccacctaagACTAAtggttcataaataaataaatatttttaaaaaaagaaagaaagaatccagACACCAAGAAGTACACAcacaggactggggatatgactcagtagtagaacacttgcctagcacaaaaggccctgggttgatctctaacacaatcaatcaatcaatcaatcagtaagatgtatgattccctttatataaaatcctagaaaatgcaaactaacctcgtgacagaaagcagatgagtGGTTCCCTGGGCATGAAGGCTGTGGGGAGGGGCACACAGGAAGGATTACAAAAGGGCATGCAGAAATTTTGGAGGATAACAGTTATATTAATTATGTCTGTTGTGATGATGGTTTTCTGAGTGTATATCAAAACTTACCAAATAGTCCAagctaaatacatgtattttgtggTATGTCAATAGTACTTCAATAAAGCTGgtcttaaaaaacaacaacaacaacaataaaagagatGATTTCCTAGTACCATgtgtgaatataaaaaataaaaagctaatgtAGGATCTTCCCTCAAGATCATGGTTTCTTTGGAATAGTTACAGAATTGAATTCTAGATAACACTACTGCAAAGCAGCACAAGAAGTGCTAGGATAGACTTACAAACGCAGGGGGCAAAGGGAAACCAATAACATTTATGTAGTGACCACCATGCTCCAGGTGGCTTTGCCTGCATCTTCCCTTCCTTAAAGCAATTCTGTGTGGTAAGCATCATTATCCTcttttacagataggaaaagtaAGACTCAGTAATTACATAACTTGCTCAAAGTTACCTGGTTAGCACTGGACAGAGCAGGTGTTGAAACCCAGGCCTATCAGACTCTACAACCACCTGCTTTCCACTATAGAGCCCTGTTGCCTCCCAGAAGCCACGCCCAACTGGCTTCACAGAGATGATATTTGAAATACACCCTGAAAGTTGGGTAGGATTTCGATGGGTGGAGAATCAAGGTGAAGAATGTTACTGGGTAGTGGGAACAGCAGGATCAATAGCCCAGAGGACTTGGGTAGGGAAGAGCAGATAACCAGTTTGGCCAGAGGTAGGGTAGGCTTAGAGGGGTTATGGGAGGAAAACTGGGGAGTGGGCTGAGCCCCAGAAAAGACAAAGTTCAACACTTTACACAATTCTGGCAGTGGAGGAATCGCTAAAAGATCTTCTAGGGCTCAGTGTTGGAAATCTAATCGATTTCATTTCTGTATCACTCCTCATAGTGCATATTTGTGGTAGAGAATGAATTTTGGCCAAATGAATTAAtaggagaatgaatgaatggtagaTATTAGAAATATGGTAATCATATCCTCATTAGGCATTGAAGTCTTCACTATAAAGTGGCTTTCTGCATTCTTTTTAACTTACTTCACATTTAGAATGAAAGCTTTTCACTttgaatgaattaaagaatgaaagggaaggaggaagagaggaaaagaaagagggacagaaagggaaggagggaagctGACAAAGTGGCAGAAATAGAGCTGCCCACACCCAGGTCTGCAGGCTCGGAAGCTGGGCCTTCCCCACTGGGCACTCATGTTTGGGGCTGTGGCACCCATTCCATCAGTTCTCCGGACTTTCTGTTCCCTTCATTCCTTACTCAGTAGATGTTTGCAGGGCACTTGTTTAAGAGGGAAGTGTGGTCCTAGGAGTTGAGAGCAAGGTGTTCCTCTCTAGAGGCTCTGATTAAACACAGGAGATGAGATGTTTAATTGCAGCGCAGGGCCTAAAGTGCTGAGCCTCCAACAGAGTTTAGGAAAGGTGACTTCAGCCAGGGGGGGGAATGGAAAAGGAATGAATTAAAACATAGCTCTCAGCCAGGCATAGTGTAGCATGtacctctgtaatcccagagactcgggaacctgaggcaggaggatcacaggttcaaggccaaatttagcaagatcctgtctcaaaataaaaaataaagaggattgGGGATGGAGCTCATTGGAGAgtgctctgggtttaatccccagtaccacaaaaataaataaataagagcataTTTAAAGAGATTTATTAAGAGATATTGGCTCATTGTATGTCAGGCCCTTTACTAAGAAAACTGTCGTATACTGTCAGGGGTGACCTCAGAACTGAGATTAGTTGCACCCATGAAGAAGCCGGTCCCCTGGTCCAGCTGTCCTTGCTGTCCCTGCCCTTGATTTCCTGCAGGGCACTTGCTACACATTGTGCAATTGCTTACTTGTGTCCCTTGTGCAGACCGGGAGGGCTTCTGCCTTGCTTGGGTCTGTGCTGTATCCAGCAGCCTGGCTCTCGACCTAGCACTTGGCTCACAGCAGGTgctctggaaatatttttttgggAGGGAAGGATAGAGACAGAGAAATTTGGGGAAGTGTCCAGGATGATCCTTCTAGAAAAGGTGCTGTGTGTCAAACCCATATCTCCTATctctaaatttcaaattttttaagtATCCCAATTGTGGCTTAGTGAGGAGGAATAGGGAAATCAAAAATCTGCTGATTGAGCCCTGGCCTTCATTTCAGTTTCTATGGTGTGGCTTTGGATACATCCCTACCCTCTCTGGGCCTAGCAAGAAGGTATTTCATTGAACAGCATGAACTCCAGGACAGCCTACAGGCGAAGGGAGAAGGAACAGACTGAACTCTGCCCCACCTCTTAAGCAGGATTTTtgagggaaacaaaacaaaatttggggTTTCAGACAGAATATTGCTGAGAGGATGACACGCGAAATCGAGGACTAGCTTCCTATAGGGCTCAATGATTTTCCTATGTCCTTGCAGGATGGAGGGCAAAGCTGAATACATCCTCCCAACAGAAACAAGATATGTTGGGGAAATGAAGGACGGCATGTTTCACGGTGAAGGAACCCTGTACTTCCCCAGCGGGAGCCGATATGACGCTGTCTGGGAAAAGGGATTGGCCATCAAGGTGAACAGatgggggaggcagagagggatcCTTGGACAGGAAGAGCCCACCCCCCCACTGCTGTGATGCTCTGCCCCCCTGTCTAGCACCCACCCATATCTATTTTGTATCTCTCCCACGTCTTGATTTCCCAGAATATTCTCTAGGATATTCTAGAATATTCTCCCTCTCAATCTGGAATGGTCCCTGAGGAGGCTATGAATCCTGCTATGCCTCTTATTATTTGACCTTGGGCCTATGACTTTACCTCTCTTGAGACTAGAGTTCCTCATATGTAAACCAGGGACAGTGGTTGTATTCATTGTCTATTGCTGCTGcagcaaattaccacaaatttggtGTCTTAAATCAGCACAGACAATCTCACAGATCTGGAAGTTGGCAGTCTAAACTGAGTGAGCTGCATTCCTGAGACTCTAGGGGACAATGTGTTGCCTTGCCTCTGGAAGctgcctgcattccttggctccTCACCATGCTTcactcccacctctgcttcctgcgtCACATCCTCTTCTCTGCCTCTGCTagtatcattttgttttctctcacCCGGACCTTCCTACCTCTTTCTTATAAAGACCCTATGATTATATTTGGTGCACCCAGAAACCTCAGGAGAATCTCCCCCACTTCAAGATTCTTAATCTAATTGCATCTGCAAAGTCCTTTTTGCCATGCAAGTTGACATAATCACAAGTCCCATCGTATGTGAACCCCTTTGGAGGCCATTATTCAGCCTGCCACAGTAGTACTAGGCATCTCCTAGGAGGTTGTgagaataaataaagcaaaatatgtGAGCACTTTGCCAAGTTCTTGGCACAGAGTGGGTACTCAATAAGCACTAGCTCTGCTGCTGTCATACATCATCTAATCCAAGGGGTCTGAACCTGGAATTTGTGGCCCATGGATAGAATTCAGAGATCAGTGAACCTGGTTTATGCACAAAAGTTTCTGTATGTATGGGAGTATGTTTTTCTCTGGGAAAGAATCCGTAGCTTTCATGGAGTTTCACTGGGTGTGTTGGGCCCTGACTCATACATAACCTTAAAAAAGGTTAAGAAATACTTCTTATTTTATAACTTGGAGAAGCTAAACCTCAGGAAGGGGATatgacttacccaaggtcacacagtgaatTAATAGTACTGTGGGAATTTCCACCCATGTTTCCTGATGCCTAGGCCAGTGTAGATTCTGCATCCTGAGATTCCCTTTAGCATGGATGCAGCAAAAGCAGAATGCACATGTTTGGACAAAGGGTTGTGGCTGATGGTGCTGAATTTTCGGCTatgataataaaagaataataagtaACTTTATGAGTGCTTAATATGTCTGTGTGTAGAATTCTCTGAAGAATCAAAAGGGCATGCATgaacacatgtatatatacactatacatatatagagagagatttaTTAAGAGATATTGGCTCATGAGATTATGAAGGCTGTCTCACAATCTGCCCTCTGCAATCTGGAGCCCCAGGAATGCCAATGGTGAAGTTCAAGTCCAAACTCAAAGGTTGAGAGCCATGGAGTCAATGATGTATTCCCAGTCAAAGTGCAAAGGCCCAAGAACTAGAAGTGCTGGTGTCCAAGGGCAGGAAAAAATGGATGTCCCTGCTCAGGCAGAGAGACAGAATTGGCCTCTTTTCtacctttttgttctatttaagCCCTCAAAAGATTTGATGATGCCCACCTGCACTGGTGAGGGCAATCTAAAGTAATCATTCTACTGACTCAAATGCTAATCTCTGTGGAAACACCTTCACAGACACACTCAGAAATATTTTGCCAGCTATCTGTGCATTGCTTAGTCCAGTTgggttgacacataaaattaactatcacaaTCAGGCACTGTATTAAGTGCTTTACATGCACCATCTCATTGAATTCTCAATCGTCCCTATTAAATATACACCATCATTATTCTaattttacaaatgggaaaactgagggCCAAGAGAATGGGTTGTCTACCTAAATTCACAGAGTTCCCATCCTTTGGGTGGCAAGCACAGAgctcagaactttatacccattCCCTCCAATCTTCACAACCATAATAATTGTGACAATCATCACCTCTTTTCTATGGCAATAAGAACCCATCTCTTCCTTGACATCCACCTTCTCTTCAAAAAGTCTCCTGCTTCCTCAAGAGCACATGTGTTCTTTGTCTTCCAGGGCACATACACCTTTGCAGATGGGCTGCAGTATGATGCTAAGAACTGGCACTACTGCGATGGCTATGACCGGAGGTTTTACACGGAGATCTGCTTTGGCTTGAAGCCTTCAGGTATCCAGGCATCCGCCCTTTCCTTCACACCCAAACTGAGAGGGAAACTAAAGCAGTGTTAAATAGTGTCATGGCCTACTGAAGTAACCCAAGGAGTGGAGGAACTGAGCAGAGGCAGCAGAACACAAGAGAGCCAGGTCCTGGAGCCAGAAAGGCCAGTCCTCAAATCTTAGCTCCATCTACTAGCTAGGCACTGTGAATAAGGAACTGcccctctgcacctcagcttctCCCCTTCAAAAGGGAACGATAACATCATCTACCTCACAAGATGGTTGTCGATAAGATAATTCCTATGAAGTGCATGGaacagtgcctcgcatgtgcttgGCAGGTGCCTGGAAGGTGCATGGTACATGGTAGCTGTTTCTATTTATGGTACCTACTGCAACCCTAAAGATATGTAAACAGGCCAGGCACaggggcgcatgcctgtaatcccagaggctcagggggaggctgacacaggaggatggcgatttcaaagccagcttcagcaacttagcaaggtgctaagcaactcagtgagaccctgtccctaaataaaatataaaaaagggctgggatgtggctcagtggttaagcacccctgagttcaatccctggtacaaaaaaaaaaaaaaacacataaatagtTAAAAAAGTGAAAGATAAGGGCAAAGAGCAGCACCAATGGAGTATGTGCTCTGTGGAGCCCGTGTTGGGAGGACTCCGTGGAATCCCTGTCTTCTTGACTCTCCTGAGAACCCTCCTGGACAACCTTCCCAGTCCCATGTCACAGAGGAGAAAATTGAGGTCATAAAGTTTGGACACGTTTCCTGGTGGCAGAGTTCATCTGGGAGCCAAGTCTCCCTCTCTGTATCACAATACCTCCCTGCGAAAGCCATGTCCAACCCAGAGGGCTGCGGCTGGACCAAGAGTCTGCCTTCAGGGAATGGTGTCTTAAGGGGCTCTCTGTGTTTCTAAGACTCATGTAAGGTTGGTGCATCTCAAGTAGAGCATAGTTCTGAGCACAGCTGAGGTGATACATTCCAAATGACAAAGTGACTTcagaaactgtaaaaaaaaaaaaaaatcttaatttaggTTAGGAGAGAAACTGTGGTGCAGTTGTCAGCTTAGAGCCAGAAGGTCTGAGTTCGAGTCCTGGCATTCCCTCTCAATGGCTGGATAAACTTGGACAAGTCACTGTCCAACAGGGAAGAAACTTCCAGAAAGCATCCAGGCATTAGAATCAGATAGACCTGAACTCAGATTCCCAGCTGCTTTACTTCTTGGCTTTGAGACCCTGGGCCAAGAGAcctgtcttctctccctttcctgtccTGACACTTACTCCCCCATTTCTTCATCTTGCTCGTGTCTCCTCATCTCAACACCCCCCATTATTTCTGATGAGGTTTCCCATCGGTATaccccctcccttcacttccaaCCTTCAACTGCCATCAGCTTCCAAATTGAAATCAAAGTCCCGAGACTCGGATTCTTGCATCCAGCTTCCCTTCCATGGGTTGTCCCTCAACTTGTCTGCCCTGGTTTCACTACCATCTCACCAACCCTGTCTCCCCAGTGATGACTACCTCAGTGAGTGTCAGATAAGCTACCTCTCAGCTTCCCTTTGCCCCACGGGCAATAGATCACCTGGTCCTAAGATTCTACCTCTCAAATATGTtccttcatttgttcattcaacagaTACTGAGCACCTCGGTGCGAACCTCTGTCAGGGTTCTGCTCATCCTCTGCCAATGGCCTATTCCAGACCTCCTTCATTGCTCCCCTGGGTTACCTAACCTCCTCAGATCCCCACTCGCTTCCTAAactcatatgtgaatacacaactAGTGTAATTTCACaacatgttcaaccacaagaatggcatcaaaattgtaatgggttgcaccccatatatatataatatgtcaaaatataccctattatcatgtatatctaaaaacaacaagttaaaaaaagatCCCACACTTCCTCCTGGGCTGGTCTCCATTCTGCAATCACTTGCATCTTTGGTAAGTATAAATCTGGTTACCACCTCCCAAACCTCCAACCTTGAGTATTTCCTACTACCCCAAAGGTAAGgatccaaattcatttttttttttcatgactggAATTTGAAGccggggcactttatcactgagccacatcaccagtcctttttatattttgttttgagactgacCGTGTCTCTGGCTAAGctgctcaggctgacctcaaacttcagATCTGCCTGCCTCACTCTTcttagtcactggaattacaaatATGAGCCACTGCTTCCAACAAGGGtccaaattcttaaaaataactcattCACCAGCTCTTTCTAATGTCCCCAAGCTCTCCCTAGCTACCCACCCTCTCGGCCCTTCTTGCTCTTGCTATGGCTGCTTCCTCTCTGTTCCTCACAGACACCAAGTTTTTTCCCGCCGTTCTTTGACTTGGAATGCTCTAACCCATCCACTTTACTCAAATAACTCCTTCCCAACCTTCAGGTCTCAGTTTTATGTCCCTTTTTCCAGAAACCCCTTCCCTGAATTTCTAGACTGGGTGAGGTCTCCCCGTGGCATGTCACTAAGCAGCTGTGACCCTCCTCCAGAGCTGAGATCAGGAGTGTTCTGGCTCGATCTTCCTGTACCAGCTGTGAGCAACACCAATACAGAGCTTGGACTTACTAAGGGACACGTCCTAGCACCTAGCAGATTGCCTGGCATATAGGAGGAGCTCTGTAAAGAGTTTCTGTCAAAGGGATAATACTCCGGACATCACAGTGGAGGGAGAGAAGCACACTTGAGGAATCAAGGTAATGACATCAACAAAGCCATTTTGGCTGGTGGGGGAGGACCCAGAGCTGCCAGCCTAGGTTTAACTTGAGAACCTTGCATATCACTCTCCTCCTGGGTGATGGGGCCTAGACTTTGTCATGAGCTTTTTACCCCAACTGAGGCCTGTGGATAAAGAGCCCATGTGTGGGTGAAGAGAATTCAGCCCTCCTATGGCAGTTAGTTTCACCAAAGGGGAGCCTCTGCCAGGCTCAGAGGCAGTGTGGTGACCGTTCTCTggccttccccttctcctccaggGACTCCCAGTAGAGGAGCTCTGTCCTAAGAGCCCACTCCTTTCCCGTATCACTCTGCATTCTGCCTCAGAAGGCAGGCATTGTTAGGGCAGCTCTGCTGCTGGTCAAGGTGATGGTTAGGGATGACCCTTGACTTCTCTGagcatctgtgaaatgggcattGGCCTGAGGCTTCAGTGAGAGAATGACTGTAAAGCACTTGGCATGGAATAAATGCTCATTAATCATTAATCAATATGCATGGCGTTGGGGTCAGGGCCAGGCGTTATCATTAGCCAACATTAGAGC
This portion of the Ictidomys tridecemlineatus isolate mIctTri1 chromosome 4, mIctTri1.hap1, whole genome shotgun sequence genome encodes:
- the Morn5 gene encoding MORN repeat-containing protein 5, translating into MEYTGSKYIGEYVDGRMEGKAEYILPTETRYVGEMKDGMFHGEGTLYFPSGSRYDAVWEKGLAIKGTYTFADGLQYDAKNWHYCDGYDRRFYTEICFGLKPSGISQLTNMDPPRTIPPASYDCGDGFYDPNTRIIKDYRNRFLRNADDDEHEWIIQTCRKGWDEIVGHRPKL